From Anaerohalosphaera lusitana, one genomic window encodes:
- a CDS encoding pyruvate dehydrogenase complex E1 component subunit beta: protein MAVISYRDALNQALDEEMTRDDSVLLMGEEVAQYNGAYKVSRGLWDKYGDKRVIDTPITEEGFTGIGVGAAIAGLRPVVEWMTFNFSIQALDQIVNNAAKMRHMSGGQLKVPIVFRGANGPAEYLSSQHSQALATYYAHVPGLKVVAAATPYDAKGLLKSAIRDDNPVVMMEAELLYGIEGEVPKDEYLVPIGQADIKRPGDEVTIISFGKVVHKALDAAKQLENEGISAEVIDLRSLRPLDEEAIIKSVQKTNRCVIVDESWPVCSFGSYVSHIVAHNCFDVLDAQVELISSIDVPMPYNHTLELAVQPSVKKIVRAAKKVLYIED, encoded by the coding sequence ATGGCTGTGATAAGTTACAGAGACGCACTTAACCAGGCTCTTGACGAGGAAATGACCCGCGACGACAGCGTCCTGCTTATGGGCGAAGAAGTCGCACAATACAACGGAGCGTACAAAGTCAGCCGAGGTCTGTGGGACAAATACGGCGACAAACGCGTCATCGACACGCCCATTACAGAAGAAGGCTTCACAGGTATCGGCGTCGGAGCCGCGATCGCGGGCCTGCGACCAGTCGTAGAATGGATGACCTTCAACTTCAGCATCCAGGCACTCGATCAGATCGTCAACAACGCCGCCAAAATGCGCCACATGTCCGGCGGACAACTCAAGGTCCCCATCGTCTTCCGCGGTGCCAACGGCCCTGCCGAATACCTCAGCTCCCAGCATTCCCAGGCACTTGCGACCTATTACGCCCACGTACCGGGACTCAAAGTCGTCGCAGCAGCCACCCCTTACGACGCCAAGGGCCTGCTCAAATCCGCCATTCGCGACGACAATCCCGTCGTCATGATGGAAGCCGAACTGCTCTACGGCATCGAAGGCGAAGTCCCCAAAGACGAATACCTCGTCCCAATAGGCCAGGCTGACATCAAGCGTCCCGGCGACGAAGTCACCATCATATCCTTCGGCAAAGTCGTCCACAAGGCCCTCGACGCAGCAAAACAACTGGAAAACGAAGGCATAAGCGCTGAAGTCATCGACCTTCGCAGCCTCCGCCCCCTCGACGAGGAGGCCATCATCAAGTCCGTCCAAAAAACCAATCGCTGCGTGATCGTCGACGAATCCTGGCCGGTCTGCAGCTTCGGCTCATACGTATCCCACATCGTCGCGCACAACTGCTTCGACGTCCTCGACGCACAAGTCGAGCTCATCTCGAGCATCGACGTACCCATGCCCTACAACCACACACTCGAACTGGCGGTCCAGCCGTCGGTCAAGAAGATAGTACGAGCAGCAAAGAAAGTTCTCTATATCGAAGACTGA
- a CDS encoding pyridoxamine 5'-phosphate oxidase family protein, giving the protein MTPQELTNKLDEIIDHSRTAVLATTDANKQSHMRWMTPAMLKFRPREIFAFSIPGSAKLDHIHTNHNVQWMFQSRDLREIITVEASANIIDNPSIKTELMEIIGHRLGIFWKANVGAEEFVVLETAIKHATYFLPMKGIRQNVNFA; this is encoded by the coding sequence ATGACGCCACAGGAGCTTACAAATAAGCTGGACGAGATAATCGATCACTCACGCACTGCGGTACTGGCTACCACAGACGCAAACAAACAGTCCCACATGCGATGGATGACCCCAGCAATGCTAAAATTCCGCCCCCGGGAGATATTCGCCTTCTCCATACCCGGCTCAGCCAAACTTGACCACATCCACACAAACCACAACGTCCAGTGGATGTTCCAAAGCCGCGACCTTCGCGAGATAATCACCGTCGAAGCCTCTGCGAACATAATAGACAACCCTTCCATCAAGACCGAACTCATGGAAATCATCGGTCACAGACTAGGCATCTTTTGGAAAGCGAATGTCGGTGCCGAAGAATTTGTCGTGCTCGAAACCGCCATCAAGCACGCAACATACTTCCTGCCCATGAAAGGCATTCGCCAAAACGTAAACTTCGCTTAG
- the pdhA gene encoding pyruvate dehydrogenase (acetyl-transferring) E1 component subunit alpha, translating into MAQTPDVKKYDKKFLIGLLEQMALIRRFEEKAAQQYGLRKIGGFCHIYIGQEAVATGAVSAVDLAKDYVLTAYRDHGHALAVGMDPKSVMAELYGKKTGCSRAKGGSMHMFDASKNFLGGNGIVGAHIPVSTGVGLKIKYREEDGVVLCFFGDGAIHQGSFHESLNMAGVWKLPVVYICENNQYGMGTDYRRVSAEPDLWKLAGSYKMPGTFADGMNALDVHEKVKTAVERARSDSQPSLIEARTYRYMGHSMSDPAKYRTKEELMEQKEQDPIIILQKQMNEADMLTDDEYKEIDDKAKETVKEAIDFAENSEEPEIDSLYEDVLA; encoded by the coding sequence ATGGCACAGACACCTGACGTCAAGAAGTATGACAAAAAGTTTCTGATCGGCCTTCTCGAACAGATGGCCCTCATCAGGCGTTTCGAGGAAAAGGCCGCCCAGCAATACGGCCTCCGCAAAATAGGCGGTTTCTGCCACATCTACATAGGCCAGGAAGCCGTCGCGACCGGCGCAGTCTCAGCAGTCGACCTCGCCAAAGACTACGTACTCACAGCATACCGCGACCACGGCCACGCCCTCGCCGTCGGCATGGACCCGAAATCCGTCATGGCCGAACTTTACGGCAAGAAAACCGGCTGCAGCCGTGCAAAAGGCGGCTCGATGCATATGTTCGATGCGAGCAAAAACTTCCTCGGCGGCAACGGCATCGTCGGCGCACACATCCCCGTATCCACGGGCGTAGGCCTCAAGATAAAATACCGCGAAGAAGACGGCGTGGTCCTCTGCTTTTTCGGCGATGGCGCCATCCACCAGGGTTCTTTCCACGAGTCCCTTAATATGGCGGGCGTTTGGAAGTTGCCCGTTGTCTACATCTGCGAAAACAACCAGTACGGCATGGGAACCGACTACAGACGCGTATCAGCCGAGCCCGACCTCTGGAAACTGGCCGGCTCGTACAAAATGCCCGGCACCTTCGCAGACGGCATGAACGCCCTCGACGTACATGAAAAAGTCAAAACCGCCGTCGAACGGGCCCGCTCCGACTCTCAGCCCAGTCTCATCGAGGCCCGCACCTACCGCTACATGGGCCATTCAATGAGCGACCCTGCCAAGTACCGCACCAAAGAAGAACTCATGGAGCAGAAAGAGCAGGACCCGATTATCATCCTGCAAAAACAGATGAACGAAGCCGACATGCTCACCGACGACGAATACAAGGAAATTGACGACAAAGCGAAGGAAACGGTCAAAGAAGCGATAGACTTCGCAGAGAACAGCGAAGAACCCGAAATCGACTCATTATATGAAGACGTACTTGCTTAA
- a CDS encoding LTA synthase family protein: MAKPTNKLNKGTARLSKFVQEYVSCRIETVILLISLVCTVAGKAIVLYKQDQLGGMAQIGIVAISDLLFFGTILLIISMLYALRPSRTMARGAIAISLAVCAWSLLNTGWLIRSGVQLHSGLIRVLARDFKDLWPLVVTHLRAGWGRFILLGILGAICAIILTKFFVKPSKVVKERLYHLKFAARTALIVALIVIIQQEVKSQPRSPAICEILGFSSHWQAIVSSVNPGDEEKSDSGRELYSLDEVRVSAEGEQRPNIVVILLESVSYEATSLGDGAAGTTPNLAELAEAGVNMDCTRVPVSHTTKALWATLAGTDPVIRADYVEALPVEHSYASLPSILGAVGYRSAFFVAAKGTFECAPSLCSNFGFDWGWYRENLEDPSVNLGYLSGDDMRLTGPAFEWIDKSEEPFLLTVLTSVAHDPYELPGEEANAEENAYSRYLKTVRYTDDFIGRMRDELDKRGLAEDTIFCVIGDHGTSFRDELDNGRWIPHEEVIRVPWVINWPGGLEGGRKVETPCSQLDVTPTLLELAGVKVQGIEFDGFNALGGQLDPERRFFFSSWYDQSPLGYVEGDMKYIYWPYLRKVFAYDLSEDPDELEPTVMESDEVGDVVAAITEWERNSWVDHELPEYVEKTVYEHWQVIGSGDAAWAYYISDPRQLKLALKRQERLRD; encoded by the coding sequence ATGGCCAAACCTACAAATAAACTGAATAAAGGTACGGCAAGGCTGTCAAAGTTTGTGCAGGAATATGTGTCTTGCAGGATAGAGACAGTGATACTGCTGATAAGCCTGGTGTGTACAGTGGCCGGCAAGGCGATCGTGCTTTACAAGCAGGATCAGTTGGGCGGTATGGCTCAAATAGGGATTGTTGCAATTTCCGATCTCTTGTTTTTCGGCACTATACTTTTAATAATAAGCATGCTGTATGCGCTGAGGCCCTCGCGGACGATGGCCAGGGGGGCCATAGCGATATCCCTGGCGGTTTGTGCGTGGTCTTTGCTGAATACCGGGTGGCTTATACGCAGCGGGGTGCAACTTCACAGCGGGCTGATCAGGGTGTTGGCGCGGGATTTTAAGGATCTTTGGCCTTTGGTGGTGACCCATTTGCGTGCCGGCTGGGGCAGGTTCATACTGCTAGGGATACTGGGGGCTATTTGCGCGATTATTCTTACCAAGTTTTTTGTGAAGCCTTCCAAGGTTGTAAAAGAGCGCCTTTATCATCTCAAATTTGCTGCCAGGACCGCCCTTATTGTTGCTTTGATCGTGATCATTCAGCAAGAAGTCAAATCTCAGCCCAGATCTCCTGCCATATGTGAAATACTTGGTTTCAGCAGTCACTGGCAAGCGATAGTTTCCAGTGTAAACCCCGGCGACGAGGAGAAGAGCGACAGTGGCAGAGAGCTTTATTCGCTGGATGAGGTGCGTGTGAGTGCAGAAGGTGAGCAAAGGCCCAACATCGTGGTAATTTTGCTCGAAAGTGTGTCATACGAGGCAACTTCGCTGGGCGATGGGGCGGCTGGGACAACGCCGAATCTTGCTGAGCTGGCGGAAGCCGGGGTGAATATGGATTGTACGCGTGTTCCGGTTTCGCATACGACGAAGGCATTGTGGGCGACGCTTGCAGGGACCGATCCGGTTATCAGGGCGGATTATGTGGAGGCATTGCCGGTGGAGCATAGCTATGCGAGTTTGCCTTCTATTCTGGGAGCGGTTGGTTATCGAAGTGCTTTTTTTGTTGCGGCTAAAGGTACATTTGAGTGTGCACCGAGTCTTTGCAGTAATTTCGGATTTGACTGGGGGTGGTACAGGGAGAATCTGGAAGATCCGTCCGTGAACCTTGGGTATCTCTCGGGTGATGATATGCGGTTGACGGGCCCGGCTTTTGAATGGATTGATAAGAGCGAGGAGCCTTTTCTACTGACAGTTTTGACGTCGGTTGCGCACGATCCTTACGAATTGCCCGGCGAGGAAGCGAATGCGGAGGAAAATGCTTATTCGCGTTATCTGAAAACGGTCAGGTATACTGATGATTTTATCGGCAGGATGAGGGATGAGCTCGATAAGAGGGGGCTGGCAGAGGATACGATATTCTGTGTTATCGGAGATCACGGGACGAGTTTTAGGGATGAGCTTGATAACGGCAGGTGGATACCGCATGAGGAGGTTATCAGGGTTCCGTGGGTGATAAACTGGCCGGGCGGACTGGAGGGGGGCAGGAAAGTGGAAACTCCCTGTTCGCAGCTCGATGTGACGCCAACGCTGTTGGAGCTAGCGGGGGTTAAGGTTCAGGGTATTGAATTTGACGGATTTAATGCACTTGGGGGACAGCTAGATCCTGAGAGACGGTTTTTCTTTTCGTCGTGGTATGACCAGAGTCCGCTGGGATATGTTGAGGGGGATATGAAGTATATTTACTGGCCTTATCTGCGAAAGGTTTTTGCGTATGACCTGAGCGAGGATCCGGATGAACTGGAACCCACGGTCATGGAATCAGATGAGGTGGGCGATGTTGTTGCGGCAATCACTGAGTGGGAACGCAATTCGTGGGTTGATCATGAACTGCCTGAATACGTTGAGAAGACGGTATACGAGCACTGGCAGGTGATCGGTTCGGGTGATGCTGCGTGGGCCTATTACATATCTGATCCGCGTCAGCTTAAACTGGCGTTGAAGCGGCAGGAAAGACTGCGTGACTGA
- a CDS encoding NPCBM/NEW2 domain-containing protein: MKTGFASNQLVKVVFVFLLCLAAGFTAVADEHASKPGAVEKFTQRPAIKEYTAQTDNGYEVRVIFYQADVFRISAAYEGDFADPRNNPEKAQIVINHVRDGAEIKVTETDDSVTFTSDVLELSMDKQNCRFELKDSDGELMWEEMEPLQFGEKTVQKLSTEIDEYFYGGGQQNGYFSHKGTKIDIRADGNWNEGGHPNPAPFYLSSKGYGVLRNTFATGAYDFTSNQSISLMHNEDRFDAYYFVGDSFHRVVDLYTKFTGRPNFVPLWALQLGEADAWMTRDKETGEPLKDEDGNFVEITTDVIDRCAEQYRKHDMPGGWLLVNDGYGCGYVELPYVVDSLEALGFYTGLWTEKGLAKTEWEVGTAGTRLQKLDVAWTGPAYQWSLDANKQAWESLVSNSETRGFVWTVQGWAGTQRYSVCWTGDQAGSWDLIRYHIPTLIGSGMSGQAYATTDVDGIFGGSPETYTRDLQWKCFTPVLYAMNGWSRMNKSPWSYEEPYLSINRKYLKLKNRMMPYMYKYTKEAYDTGAPIVRGMIWNYPEDKKTWDKTTQYQYMLGDWMVIAPVYTSMNVSKGWRKEDIYLPDGQWIDYWDGRRIEGPKTIDAYPVTLEKLPVIVKAGAIIPMYPEMLYTGQKAYDPLTFDIYPYGESSFEMYEDDGKTREYQNGEFATQLIEVKAPKGVAGDVEVTVGPSVGQFDGKLDSRVYQFTIHSEVKPDSITVDGEEVLELTEPKAYDSARQAWYYDAEDRRGIVHIRLARRSTDESAKLHLDIDEDAEIPASPDYPVPEVRPDLDKSEFTVTTNSQQGNSINNAFDGTPETIWHSNYSKNPGDDVTEHPYIIDIGLNGLYAINGLEYMARQNLGNGMIKDFELYIGRSKDDYGEPVYKGSFEPIKEMQHVDLPVTWGEFVRIKILNGFNGNKFGSAAEFNVLRDLNAEPLPDKVVYLSDLEPASVKGEYRMDKSIGGRTITVNDQTYRKGIGVSSGSELVYKLDGPWDKLTGHVGLDDEVGSGGSAMFRVFADGKLIFESPDMTGDNVKQLMDLDIRGVEEVRLVLIDTGETSDKDHGDWVDAKLVLEGSE; this comes from the coding sequence ATGAAAACAGGTTTTGCATCGAATCAATTGGTTAAAGTCGTATTTGTTTTTCTTTTGTGTTTGGCGGCTGGTTTTACGGCTGTTGCGGATGAGCATGCTTCAAAGCCTGGGGCCGTGGAGAAGTTTACTCAGAGGCCCGCGATCAAGGAGTATACAGCTCAGACGGATAATGGGTATGAGGTCAGGGTGATATTCTACCAGGCGGACGTGTTCCGTATCAGTGCGGCATATGAGGGTGATTTTGCCGATCCGAGGAACAATCCTGAGAAGGCGCAGATCGTTATTAATCATGTACGCGATGGTGCGGAGATCAAGGTTACGGAGACGGACGATTCCGTGACGTTCACTTCAGATGTGCTGGAATTGAGCATGGATAAGCAGAACTGTCGGTTTGAGCTCAAGGACAGTGACGGCGAGCTTATGTGGGAAGAGATGGAGCCGCTGCAGTTTGGCGAGAAGACGGTTCAGAAACTGAGTACCGAAATTGACGAGTACTTTTACGGCGGCGGTCAGCAGAACGGTTATTTTTCGCACAAGGGTACTAAGATCGACATCCGTGCGGACGGTAACTGGAACGAGGGCGGACATCCGAATCCTGCTCCGTTCTATCTGAGCAGTAAGGGCTACGGCGTGTTGCGGAATACCTTTGCGACTGGGGCATACGATTTTACATCCAATCAGTCGATCAGTCTGATGCACAACGAGGATCGTTTTGACGCATATTATTTCGTGGGTGATTCTTTCCATCGTGTGGTTGATCTGTACACGAAGTTTACGGGCAGGCCTAATTTCGTTCCGTTGTGGGCGCTGCAGCTTGGCGAAGCGGATGCGTGGATGACGCGTGACAAGGAAACGGGGGAGCCTCTCAAAGATGAAGACGGCAATTTTGTGGAGATCACCACGGACGTAATAGATCGCTGTGCCGAGCAGTATCGCAAGCACGATATGCCGGGCGGGTGGTTGTTGGTCAATGACGGGTACGGCTGTGGTTATGTCGAGCTGCCTTATGTTGTTGATAGTCTGGAGGCTCTTGGATTTTATACGGGGCTTTGGACCGAGAAGGGGCTGGCGAAGACGGAATGGGAAGTCGGTACGGCAGGGACGAGACTGCAGAAGCTGGACGTCGCATGGACGGGACCGGCTTATCAGTGGTCGCTGGATGCGAACAAGCAGGCGTGGGAATCGCTGGTGAGTAATTCGGAAACTCGGGGCTTTGTGTGGACCGTGCAGGGCTGGGCGGGGACTCAGCGGTACTCTGTTTGCTGGACCGGTGATCAGGCAGGCTCGTGGGATCTGATCCGCTATCATATTCCGACGCTGATCGGTTCGGGGATGTCCGGGCAGGCTTATGCGACGACGGATGTGGACGGTATCTTCGGCGGAAGTCCGGAGACGTATACGCGTGATCTGCAGTGGAAGTGCTTTACGCCTGTGCTGTATGCGATGAACGGCTGGAGCAGGATGAACAAGAGTCCGTGGAGCTATGAGGAGCCTTACCTTTCGATCAACCGCAAGTATCTGAAGCTGAAGAATCGTATGATGCCTTACATGTATAAGTATACGAAGGAGGCTTACGATACGGGTGCTCCGATCGTGCGGGGAATGATCTGGAACTATCCTGAGGATAAGAAGACGTGGGATAAGACTACGCAGTATCAGTATATGCTGGGTGACTGGATGGTGATCGCGCCGGTGTATACGAGCATGAACGTGAGCAAGGGATGGCGGAAGGAAGATATTTATCTGCCTGACGGTCAGTGGATCGATTACTGGGACGGCAGGCGGATCGAAGGCCCAAAGACGATCGATGCGTATCCGGTTACGCTCGAGAAGCTGCCGGTTATTGTCAAGGCCGGTGCGATAATTCCGATGTATCCGGAGATGCTGTATACCGGTCAGAAGGCTTATGATCCGCTAACGTTCGATATCTATCCGTACGGCGAGTCGTCGTTTGAGATGTATGAGGATGACGGTAAGACGCGTGAGTATCAGAACGGCGAATTTGCAACGCAGCTTATCGAGGTTAAGGCGCCGAAGGGCGTTGCGGGTGATGTTGAAGTGACGGTTGGTCCGAGCGTTGGTCAGTTTGACGGCAAGCTGGATTCGCGGGTCTATCAGTTCACGATACACTCGGAGGTCAAGCCTGATTCTATTACGGTGGACGGCGAAGAGGTGCTCGAGCTGACTGAGCCGAAGGCGTATGACAGCGCGAGGCAGGCGTGGTATTATGATGCCGAGGACAGACGCGGTATCGTGCATATAAGGCTTGCACGCAGGTCGACGGATGAGTCGGCTAAGCTGCATCTGGACATCGATGAGGATGCTGAGATACCTGCTTCGCCGGACTATCCGGTGCCGGAGGTAAGGCCTGATCTGGATAAGTCCGAGTTTACGGTTACTACGAATTCGCAACAGGGTAACTCTATCAATAACGCGTTCGACGGTACGCCTGAGACTATCTGGCATTCGAATTACAGTAAGAATCCGGGCGATGATGTGACCGAGCATCCGTACATTATCGATATCGGGCTGAACGGTCTGTATGCGATCAACGGGTTAGAATATATGGCGAGGCAGAATCTTGGTAACGGTATGATCAAGGATTTTGAGCTGTATATCGGTCGCAGCAAGGACGATTACGGCGAGCCTGTTTACAAGGGCAGCTTTGAGCCTATCAAAGAAATGCAGCATGTGGATCTGCCTGTTACGTGGGGAGAGTTCGTTCGGATCAAGATACTGAACGGGTTCAATGGCAATAAGTTCGGTTCGGCGGCGGAGTTCAACGTTTTGCGTGATCTCAATGCTGAGCCTTTGCCGGACAAGGTTGTTTATCTGAGCGATCTTGAGCCTGCCAGTGTCAAGGGCGAATACCGCATGGATAAGAGCATCGGCGGCAGGACGATCACGGTTAACGATCAGACGTATCGTAAGGGTATCGGCGTGAGCTCGGGTTCGGAGCTGGTTTACAAGCTGGACGGGCCTTGGGATAAGTTGACCGGGCATGTTGGTCTCGATGACGAGGTCGGTTCGGGCGGCAGTGCGATGTTCCGTGTCTTCGCTGACGGCAAGCTGATCTTTGAGAGCCCTGATATGACTGGTGATAACGTCAAGCAGCTTATGGATCTGGATATTCGCGGTGTCGAGGAAGTGCGTCTTGTACTGATCGATACGGGCGAGACCAGCGACAAGGACCACGGTGACTGGGTTGACGCGAAGCTGGTTCTGGAAGGCAGTGAATAG
- a CDS encoding dihydrolipoamide acetyltransferase family protein: MAEKVPMIALSPTMEDGHIVKWVKEEGEQVDTGEVLCEVETDKATMEYESTFEGTLLKIVVPEGESAKVGQMIAVIGEEGEDISELLKEEPSEPEEKEKTEAQKQEPEETAEEEPIEEGAEEQTEPKEQKEEPKEKPKPQPAAAKTKSSPLARKIAQEHGIDIEQIEGSGPDGRVVEADVKKAVEQGTTGKTAPAAAAPAEFTEKTEKVSQKRWLIAKRMTESKFSAPHYYLKVSVQMDDLMASRSRINEKLDGKISLNAILLKLIAQTLTKHPTVNASWNDDSITMHGRVDIGVAVAQKDGLIAPVVRNCETKTIRQIDSELRDLIDKARTGSLSSGSYSNPTFTISNLGAMGIEEFTAIINQPASAILAIGQITPTPIINGSGEFDAAKIMKLTLACDHRVIDGAVGAAFLSELKQTLENPLQAVC; encoded by the coding sequence ATGGCTGAAAAAGTCCCAATGATCGCACTTTCACCAACTATGGAAGACGGCCACATCGTCAAATGGGTAAAAGAGGAAGGCGAACAGGTCGATACCGGCGAGGTCCTCTGCGAGGTCGAAACCGACAAGGCTACAATGGAGTACGAATCGACGTTCGAGGGCACCCTTCTCAAGATCGTCGTCCCAGAAGGCGAAAGCGCCAAAGTCGGCCAGATGATCGCCGTCATCGGCGAAGAAGGCGAAGACATATCAGAACTCCTCAAAGAAGAGCCCTCCGAACCCGAAGAAAAAGAAAAAACCGAGGCACAGAAACAAGAGCCCGAAGAAACAGCCGAAGAAGAACCTATCGAAGAAGGCGCAGAAGAGCAAACAGAACCCAAAGAACAAAAAGAAGAACCGAAAGAAAAACCCAAACCTCAGCCCGCCGCAGCCAAAACCAAATCCAGCCCGCTCGCCCGCAAGATCGCCCAGGAACACGGCATAGATATCGAGCAGATCGAAGGCTCCGGCCCCGACGGACGTGTCGTAGAAGCCGACGTCAAAAAAGCCGTCGAACAAGGCACCACAGGCAAAACCGCCCCCGCTGCCGCAGCACCAGCAGAATTCACCGAAAAGACAGAAAAAGTATCGCAAAAACGCTGGCTCATCGCAAAACGCATGACCGAATCAAAATTCTCTGCCCCCCACTACTACCTCAAAGTATCCGTCCAGATGGACGACCTCATGGCAAGCAGAAGCCGCATAAACGAAAAACTCGACGGCAAAATATCGCTCAATGCCATCCTCCTCAAGCTCATCGCCCAGACACTCACAAAACACCCCACCGTAAACGCAAGCTGGAACGACGACTCCATCACCATGCACGGCCGAGTCGACATCGGCGTAGCGGTCGCCCAAAAGGACGGCCTCATCGCCCCCGTTGTACGAAACTGCGAAACCAAAACCATCCGCCAAATCGACAGCGAGTTGCGTGACCTCATCGACAAGGCCCGCACCGGCTCGCTTTCCTCCGGCTCCTATTCCAACCCCACCTTCACAATCTCCAACCTCGGCGCGATGGGCATCGAAGAATTCACCGCCATAATCAACCAGCCCGCTTCCGCAATACTAGCCATCGGCCAGATCACCCCCACCCCGATCATAAACGGATCAGGCGAGTTCGACGCTGCCAAGATCATGAAGCTGACCCTCGCATGCGATCACCGCGTTATCGACGGCGCAGTAGGTGCGGCCTTCCTCAGCGAACTAAAGCAGACCCTCGAAAACCCGCTACAGGCCGTCTGCTGA
- a CDS encoding creatininase family protein has protein sequence MSSQKPTINDWDLSTTNLRRLKNVNYEVAVIPVGATEAHNWHLPEGLDFMHAGHVARESCRKAWQNCQNIVCLPPLPYGVDCNQMSFPLAIHLSQSTLDQVMREIITSLKHHGIRKIVIVNGHGGNNFEPFVRQVQSDLDVHVFLCNWWKIGFDKYDEIFTRPDDHGGQMETSVAMALCPELVEIENAGTGHAPPFRFEALNKGWVKTSRDFGKLNDHCGVGNPEGSTPERGRQYLELACDRLSGFLTDLATTPIDDNFPMQP, from the coding sequence ATGTCTTCGCAAAAACCCACAATCAATGACTGGGACCTCAGCACAACCAACCTCCGCCGTCTCAAGAACGTCAACTACGAAGTAGCCGTCATCCCCGTAGGCGCAACCGAGGCCCACAACTGGCACCTGCCCGAAGGACTCGATTTCATGCACGCAGGCCACGTCGCCCGCGAAAGCTGCCGCAAAGCATGGCAGAACTGTCAAAACATCGTCTGCCTGCCGCCCCTCCCCTACGGCGTCGACTGCAATCAAATGTCCTTCCCCCTCGCCATACACCTCTCGCAGTCAACCCTCGACCAGGTAATGCGCGAAATAATCACATCCCTCAAACATCATGGCATCCGAAAAATCGTCATCGTCAATGGCCACGGCGGAAACAATTTCGAACCGTTCGTCCGCCAGGTCCAGAGCGACCTCGATGTCCACGTATTCCTCTGCAACTGGTGGAAGATCGGCTTCGACAAATACGACGAGATCTTTACCCGACCCGACGACCACGGCGGCCAGATGGAAACCTCCGTCGCAATGGCCCTTTGCCCCGAACTGGTCGAAATAGAAAATGCCGGCACAGGCCACGCCCCGCCCTTCCGCTTCGAGGCACTTAACAAAGGATGGGTCAAAACCAGCCGCGACTTCGGCAAGCTCAACGATCACTGCGGCGTAGGCAACCCAGAAGGCTCAACACCCGAGCGTGGCCGGCAATACCTCGAACTCGCATGCGACCGGCTGAGCGGCTTCCTGACCGACCTCGCGACCACCCCCATCGACGACAACTTCCCCATGCAGCCGTAA